From the genome of Syntrophales bacterium, one region includes:
- a CDS encoding NADP-dependent isocitrate dehydrogenase yields the protein MSRYRNIKVKTPLVEMDGDEMTRVMWAMIKEKLIIPHLDIDLRYYDLHVANRDATDDRVTEEAARAIMRFGVGVKCATITANAERVKEYDLKGMLKSPNATIRAMLDGTVFRKPILVQNIQPFIRSWKKPIIIGRHAYGDVYSGVEAAIPGPGRVELVYTPDAAGDIRREVIHDFEGPGIVQGIHNTDESIRSFAAACFSYAWEEKIDLWFSTKDTISKTYDARFRDVFETEYRQNWVERYREAGIEYFFTLIDDAVARVVRSGGGFLWALKNYDGDVMSDMIAAACGSLAMMTSVLVSPRGWYEYEAAHGTVRKHYYRHLGGEETSTNSMALIFAWSGALRKRGELDDTPDVVDFAKDLEQASLDTIESGIMTGDLVTVADHHPEARKVTTEGFIDAIVRRLRARRS from the coding sequence ATGTCGCGCTACCGGAACATAAAAGTGAAAACACCCCTCGTCGAGATGGACGGTGACGAGATGACCCGCGTCATGTGGGCCATGATCAAGGAAAAGCTCATCATCCCCCATCTCGACATAGACCTGCGCTACTACGATCTCCATGTGGCGAACCGCGACGCCACCGATGACCGGGTAACGGAAGAAGCGGCCCGGGCCATTATGCGATTCGGCGTGGGAGTCAAGTGCGCCACAATCACGGCGAACGCCGAACGGGTCAAAGAGTACGATCTCAAGGGAATGCTCAAGAGCCCCAACGCCACCATCAGGGCCATGCTCGACGGAACGGTGTTCAGAAAGCCCATCCTGGTACAAAACATACAACCCTTCATTCGCTCCTGGAAAAAGCCGATCATCATCGGAAGACACGCCTACGGTGACGTCTACAGCGGCGTGGAAGCGGCGATTCCCGGGCCCGGACGGGTAGAGCTTGTCTACACTCCCGATGCGGCCGGCGATATCCGCCGCGAGGTCATACACGATTTCGAGGGTCCCGGCATAGTCCAGGGAATTCACAACACCGACGAATCCATCCGGAGCTTCGCAGCCGCCTGCTTTTCCTACGCCTGGGAAGAAAAGATCGACCTCTGGTTCAGCACCAAGGATACCATATCCAAGACCTATGATGCCCGGTTCCGGGACGTTTTCGAAACGGAATACCGGCAGAACTGGGTCGAGCGCTACCGGGAGGCGGGTATCGAATATTTCTTCACCCTCATTGACGATGCCGTGGCCCGGGTTGTCCGGTCCGGAGGCGGATTTCTCTGGGCTCTCAAGAACTATGACGGCGATGTCATGTCCGACATGATCGCCGCCGCCTGCGGAAGCCTTGCCATGATGACTTCCGTCCTCGTGTCCCCCCGGGGGTGGTACGAGTATGAGGCCGCCCACGGCACCGTCCGGAAACACTACTACCGGCATCTGGGAGGGGAAGAGACGTCGACGAACTCGATGGCCCTGATTTTCGCCTGGTCCGGAGCTCTCAGAAAACGCGGAGAGCTCGACGACACGCCCGACGTGGTTGATTTCGCGAAGGACCTCGAACAGGCCTCCCTGGATACTATCGAATCGGGGATCATGACGGGTGACCTGGTTACCGTGGCTGATCATCACCCGGAAGCCCGCAAAGTAACAACGGAAGGTTTCATCGATGCCATCGTCAGGCGGCTTCGTGCCCGGCGGAGCTGA
- the rlmN gene encoding 23S rRNA (adenine(2503)-C(2))-methyltransferase RlmN — MPSSGGFVPGGADPADLKDLTPRELESFLAGLGKERFRSRQIMKWMYQAGSQSLDEMTNLSGEFRRSLSGIARIGSIVPEKIQVSVDGTKKALFRLEDGETIESVLIPGKNHWTICLSTQAGCAMGCAFCLTGMAGFRRNLRPSEIVGQLTAFRFRFPEGPLIRNVVMMGMGEPLLNYDNTLKAVDIMTSDVGLGISRRRVTVSTCGIVPMIRRLGTEASINLAVSLNAPDDATRNLIMPVNRRYPLEGLIKACRGYPMPLRRRITMEYILIRDVNDSPEQAKALIRLLRGVRCKFNLIAFNEHPGSTFRTPSQERIAAFQDVLLKNNLTAVVRKSKGRDIMAACGQLTSSPGMK, encoded by the coding sequence ATGCCATCGTCAGGCGGCTTCGTGCCCGGCGGAGCTGATCCCGCAGACCTCAAGGATCTGACGCCCCGGGAACTGGAATCCTTTCTGGCCGGGCTCGGCAAGGAACGATTCCGGTCCCGGCAGATCATGAAATGGATGTATCAGGCCGGCTCCCAATCCCTGGACGAGATGACGAACCTCTCCGGGGAGTTCAGGAGAAGTCTCTCCGGCATCGCCCGTATCGGATCCATCGTACCGGAAAAAATCCAGGTATCCGTTGACGGAACGAAGAAGGCCCTTTTCCGTCTCGAAGACGGCGAAACCATCGAAAGCGTCCTCATACCGGGGAAAAACCACTGGACTATCTGCCTTTCCACACAGGCGGGATGCGCCATGGGATGCGCCTTCTGCCTGACCGGGATGGCGGGGTTCCGCCGCAATCTGAGGCCCTCCGAAATCGTGGGCCAGCTGACAGCCTTCCGCTTTCGTTTCCCGGAAGGACCCCTCATCAGGAACGTGGTCATGATGGGCATGGGCGAACCCCTCCTCAATTACGACAATACCCTGAAAGCCGTTGACATCATGACATCCGACGTCGGACTCGGCATTTCCCGGAGACGTGTGACTGTTTCAACCTGCGGTATCGTACCCATGATCCGTCGCCTGGGCACCGAGGCCTCCATCAATCTTGCGGTGTCATTGAACGCACCGGATGACGCCACGCGTAACCTCATCATGCCTGTCAACCGGAGGTATCCTCTGGAAGGCCTGATCAAGGCCTGTCGCGGCTATCCCATGCCCCTCAGACGGCGTATCACCATGGAATACATCCTTATCCGGGATGTCAATGACAGCCCCGAACAGGCGAAGGCTCTTATCAGGCTTCTTCGCGGCGTCCGATGCAAATTTAATCTTATCGCCTTCAACGAACATCCCGGAAGCACGTTCCGGACACCGTCACAGGAACGGATAGCCGCTTTCCAGGATGTCCTGCTGAAAAACAATCTCACCGCCGTGGTGCGCAAAAGCAAGGGACGGGATATTATGGCCGCCTGCGGCCAGTTGACGAGTTCCCCCGGGATGAAATAA